The Bremerella cremea sequence CCAACCTTTTCCAAGACCGGCTGCGTGTATTGGCTTTGATGCGATTTATTGCACAGCCACTGCCAATCGTTGGGCGAAAAACCGATATGGAAGTGATGAATCGCCTCTTGTGTGATTCCACGATCGTGCAAGTAACGTCGGGCTTCGTCAGCAATTGGATCTTTCAGCAGCAGTTCGTGAAACAACCGCTCGGCCCAGGCCAACGCATTGTATTGGAATTTTTTGTCGTCAGGGCTACCCGCCGGGGCAACTGGGCCTTGCGAAGGCAAAGCAATATTGGCTCGATCGGCCAACAGTTCCAAAGCTTCCCGAAAATCAATCGACTCGCGACGCATGACGAAGTTAAAGACATCGCCACCGATTCCACACACCCAGCACCGCCACGATTGACGCTGTGGGTTGATCTGAAAGCTAGGACGCGAGTCGTCGTGCCAAGGGCACAAAGCGACGTAGCCGCGACCTTGCCGTCTCAAGTTCAAGTAAGCGCCGAGAACATCCACGATGTCCGATGCGGCACGCACCTGTTCTTTGACGTCTTCTTTCGTCACGTTATTGTCTGGGGGTAAAGCCACCCTTTTGGACTTCCTTCCAGGGTTGAACGGGAACCCTTTGCCTGAAATGTCGGTGTGATAGCAACATCCTTGCGATCACCACTCAGCCTGAGTTTGACATTCTAGGCCGTGCCTTCCGTAGCACGTGGGAGCAATTTAGCCCATTTCCCGATTTTAGGTCAAGTTCGCATTGACGCCTGCCGACACACTTTTTGTTTCACGCTAGCAACTATTCTTTACAATATCGATTTTGGGCTTTTAAACGTAGTACTTTCGACTTTTTTCCCACTGCTATCATCGCGGCAATTTAAGAGCAAATAATTTGGTCTCCCGTTTTTTTCCTCCCGCAGAACAAGCTGACGAAAACGATTTGGTGCTAGTCGGAGGCCGGCTGACCTCGGAATGGCTGCTGGATGCCTACCGGCATGGCATCTTTCCGTGGCCCATGTGGGGCGATTGGATGCCGATGACGTGGTTCTCGCTCGATCCCCGCGCAATCATTCCTCTGGACGGCCTTTATGTCAGCAGCCGCTTGAAGCGAACCATCCGCAGCGGCAAGTTCCAGGTAACCTGCAACAAGGCTTTTCGCGAGGTCATGCTCGGTTGCTCGAAGCCTCGGCACCTCAAAGATGGCACCTGGATCACACCCGCTATGATTAAAGCCTTTTGCCGGCTGCACGGCGAAGGGCACGCCCATAGCGTGGAAGTCTGGCACGAAGGAGAACTAGCAGGGGGAATCTACGGCGTATCGGTCGGCGGAGCATTTGCCGGCGAATCGATGTTTCACAACGTGCGAGATGCCTCGAAGGTGGCCCTGGTCGCGTTGGTTTCGCATTTGAATGCCCGTGGATACCAACTTTTCGATATCCAGCAGTGGACCCCACACACCGGCAGCATGGGGGCTATCGAGATTGATCGCAGCGATTACCTGGCACTGCTCAAGCAGTTGGTCGATCTACCGGTAACGTTTGGCTCGGAACTGGCACCTATCCTGCCTTAACAGGGGGATAGCAGCCTAGAACGAGAATTCGTGTGCCCTGCGAAACGGGGCGGTCCGCTAGTACGCCAGCAACTTCTTGCGCAATAAGTCGAGCCCTTGTTTGGCCATACGTGGTCCCCAAATCTCTGGATGGCCGGCCAAACCACTGGTAATCGCTGCCACGCCTTCTGGTCCAGCCAAGGCAATCGCGTACTGATCTGCCGAATCGGCATCGCAATACGTCCCCAAGGCCAACGCATAGTCGGTTTGGTTGGCTTCCCGAGCCGCCACCGCTGCTTGCTCGACTTGCTCTTGGCTCTTCAATGCGTCCAGCGGCAAAATACTCCCCCCCACCAAGGCGGCACGTCTTTCGTCGACGCTGCCCAGCCAGAAAGCGAGCATCCCGGCCGTCGATGACTCGACCGTTGCGATTGTCTTTCCTTGTGCCAACAGTTGCCGCATAACGACATCCTGCAGTTCGACTTCCCCTTCGCCAAACACCAAGTCGCCAACCTCGGCGTGAATTTGCTGCACGGTATCGGCAATGGCCGCTTCACATTGCTCAGCCGATTCCCCGGTGGCCGTAATTCGCAAAGAAATGGTCGCCTGGTGCACGGTGATCCCGACTCGCGGCTCTCGGCCACGCTTGATCAAATCGGGAAGCAAAGCCTCCATGTGGCTCTCACCGACGCCAAAACACTTCACCACATGATGGCGAATGATCTTTCTCACGGTCCCCTGACCGGCCAGCGAAGGGGCCACCGTCGCGAGCCACATCTCTTTCATCTCGGCTGGCACCCCCGGCAGAGCAATAAAACGAGAAGTATGTCCCTCGCTCGCCCAAGCCAGGTCGATCCCTGGAGCCGTTCCGTGGGGATTGGGAATCACGCGGCTTCCTTGCGGAAACATGGCTTGAATTTGATTTTTCGGCGGCATTTGTCGGCCCCGCATCGAAAATCTTCGCTCGATATGCTCCAGACTCTCGCCATCCAACTCAAGCTCTGTTCCCGTCGCCTCGGCCAGCGCCTGGCGGGTTAGGTCGTCGTCGGTCGGCCCCAGCCCTCCAGTGGCGATTACCAAAGCGGCACGCGACAACGCAATGCGAAACGCCTGCACGTTAGCTGCCAGGTCGTCGCCAATGGTCGTATGAAAACGCACCTCAATCCCCAGACCTTCCAATCGCTGACTCAACCACTGGGTGTTGGTATCTAAACGTTGTCCGCTGGTTAGCTCATCTCCGATGGCCAAAATCTCTGCAAACATACGGCTGGGTCGTCCTAACACAAATTGCAAGTTACTGAGTGAGTGAGCACGATCCCCTACGATACCTAAACCTGCTCGTTTCAGCACGACCCCGATAACCTGCGAAGCCTGAAGCAGGTAGCCAACCCCTACGAAAGGTTGCGCCTAACCACATTTGGGGCATTTCACCCATCCCAACAACATGGGAAATCTTGCTGATTGCCGATGCTTGCTATGGAAGCAGCGCCCCTTGATGAAACGAAGCCCAACGACGTTCGACACCAGCCAATCTTACGAATGAAACATTGATAATGCCTGCTCGCGACTCACAATCACCGGTATCACCGCACATTACTGAGGTATTTCATCAAGCGTCGCACGATGGACGCCAACTTGTGGAAGGGCTACTACGTCAGCAGAGCGAGAGCCTGGACTGGATCGACGATTTACGGAATTTGCAAGCGAAATTCCTGAATCAATCGCCCCAGCAAGCTCAGCGAGACTGCTCGGCTGGCTGCCCTGCTTGTTGCATGACGGCCCAGGTCGACGCCACTCCGATTGAAGCGATTGCGGTTAGCGAATACTTGAAAGCCTATCTCGATGCCGACGCGCTGTTCGCGGTAAAAAATCGCCTGACACGTGTGACCAAGCTGCGAATTGCCCAACAAAACGCTCAGGCTCCGCAGCGTCCACTTGCTTGTGGCATGCTCGGCACCGATGGCAAGTGCATGGTTTATCCGGTCCGCCCGGTGATCTGCTCGGGGGTCTTCTCCCTGAATCAAAACGAATGCTTCAAAGCCGAGCGCGAAGCCAACGCCGGAGATTTCTCCCAATCCATTCCCTTAGACAAATTTGCTCTGCAGGCCACTGGGGGGATCTCTGGCAGCCTACAACGTGTGCTTGTCGAGCATGGTCTGGACGGTAATTTGTACGAATTAAGCTCGGCCGTACTGGTCGCTCTCCAGGTGCCCGACTGCCTCACGCATTACTTGAACCAAGAAGACATCTTTAAGAACGCGATCTGCACCGACCCTCATTCCCCACCCAGAAAAAGGATCGTTCCGGCGCCGAAGTTCCTCAATCGGCGTGTTCCTCGACCTGCCTGAGCCTACCCCCCCAGAAAAACAGAACGCACCCATATTTTGCTCGGTTAAAGCGCGTCGCGACGCCCTAAGAATTGCTTATCAGCAAAGCGGCGTCTGTCTATCCCAGGTTGCCAAACCAAAATCATTGTTGGTACCGTAGAGGATATTTGCCACGATTGCTGATGGAACAATGGACTTAACCGGCTGGGAAGTCCTTGGCGTGGCAGAATCAACAAAGTTTGGGGCCTCTGATCTACTTTTGGAACGATAGACCTATGGAATTGACCGCTGGATTCGAGCACTTCGTTCGCACAGATGAACCCCTAGCCAAATACACAGGCCTTAAATTAGGGGGATCGGCTGAATACTTCGCGGAACCGACCTCGGTCGACGAGCTGGTCGCCGTAGTAAAAAGAAGCCGCGAACTGAATATCCCCACCCGAGTGCTGGGAGGCGGATCGAACCTTTTGATCAATGACGTGGGCGTGCCCGGCCTGGTGATTTACTTGCACCATCCCGCGTTCAGCCAGATTGAAATCGAAGGGAATCGACTCACCGCTGGCGGCGGGGCCAAGCTTTCGCATGTGATCAGCACCGCCGTCGGGAAAGGCCTGGCTGGGCTCGAAGGGCTGGCCGGCG is a genomic window containing:
- the aat gene encoding leucyl/phenylalanyl-tRNA--protein transferase is translated as MVSRFFPPAEQADENDLVLVGGRLTSEWLLDAYRHGIFPWPMWGDWMPMTWFSLDPRAIIPLDGLYVSSRLKRTIRSGKFQVTCNKAFREVMLGCSKPRHLKDGTWITPAMIKAFCRLHGEGHAHSVEVWHEGELAGGIYGVSVGGAFAGESMFHNVRDASKVALVALVSHLNARGYQLFDIQQWTPHTGSMGAIEIDRSDYLALLKQLVDLPVTFGSELAPILP
- a CDS encoding CinA family nicotinamide mononucleotide deamidase-related protein, whose product is MFAEILAIGDELTSGQRLDTNTQWLSQRLEGLGIEVRFHTTIGDDLAANVQAFRIALSRAALVIATGGLGPTDDDLTRQALAEATGTELELDGESLEHIERRFSMRGRQMPPKNQIQAMFPQGSRVIPNPHGTAPGIDLAWASEGHTSRFIALPGVPAEMKEMWLATVAPSLAGQGTVRKIIRHHVVKCFGVGESHMEALLPDLIKRGREPRVGITVHQATISLRITATGESAEQCEAAIADTVQQIHAEVGDLVFGEGEVELQDVVMRQLLAQGKTIATVESSTAGMLAFWLGSVDERRAALVGGSILPLDALKSQEQVEQAAVAAREANQTDYALALGTYCDADSADQYAIALAGPEGVAAITSGLAGHPEIWGPRMAKQGLDLLRKKLLAY
- a CDS encoding YkgJ family cysteine cluster protein yields the protein MPARDSQSPVSPHITEVFHQASHDGRQLVEGLLRQQSESLDWIDDLRNLQAKFLNQSPQQAQRDCSAGCPACCMTAQVDATPIEAIAVSEYLKAYLDADALFAVKNRLTRVTKLRIAQQNAQAPQRPLACGMLGTDGKCMVYPVRPVICSGVFSLNQNECFKAEREANAGDFSQSIPLDKFALQATGGISGSLQRVLVEHGLDGNLYELSSAVLVALQVPDCLTHYLNQEDIFKNAICTDPHSPPRKRIVPAPKFLNRRVPRPA